Within Serratia odorifera, the genomic segment CGCCCTGCTCTTGCCGCATGCCGATGAATGCGCTAGGTTGTTTTTAATTGTATATACAACCATGTGGGAGTTGGTCACCATGTCCTCCGAAATTCACTGCGACAGCCTGTGGTATGGCGCAGACCTTGTCACCATGCGCGACGGCAAATATCACATTCTGCATGACGGGGCCATCGCGGTACGCGACGGTAACATCGTCTGGATTGGCCAACGTGCAGCGTTACCAGCGATTAGCGCGACCAAAACGGTAGAGTTTGACGGCGGCATTATCACTCCAGGCCTGGTGGACTGCCATACGCATCTGGTGTTTGGCGGCGATCGCAGCGCCGAATTCGAGCAGCGACTGAACGGCGTCAGCTACGCCGAGATCGCCGCACAGGGCGGCGGTATCGTTTCCACCGTGAAGGCCACCCGCGACACCGACGAACAACAGCTGTTGCAGCAGGCGCTGTTTCGCCTGAAACCGCTGCTGGCAGAAGGCGTGACCTGCGTTGAAATCAAGTCCGGTTATGGCCTGACGCCGCAAAGCGAACTGAAAATGCTGCGGGTGGCACGCCGGCTGGGCGAACTGCTGCCGGTCGAGGTAAAAACCACCTGTCTGGCAGCCCATGCGTTGCCGCCGGAATACGCCGGTCGGGCTGACGACTATATCGATTTGGTGTGCGATACCATCATTCCCGAAGCTGCCGCGGCCGGGCTCGCGGATGCGGTTGATGCCTTTTGCGAGCATTTGGCCTTTTCGCCACAGCAGGTGGAAAAGGTGTTCGCCGCCGCCGAGCGTGCCGGTCTGCCGGTCAAACTGCATGCCGAGCAGCTGTCTGCGTTGGGCGGTAGCGCGTTGGCGGCGCGTCATCACGCCCTGTCTGCCGATCACCTTGAATATGCCACCGAACAGGATGCAC encodes:
- the hutI gene encoding imidazolonepropionase; the protein is MSSEIHCDSLWYGADLVTMRDGKYHILHDGAIAVRDGNIVWIGQRAALPAISATKTVEFDGGIITPGLVDCHTHLVFGGDRSAEFEQRLNGVSYAEIAAQGGGIVSTVKATRDTDEQQLLQQALFRLKPLLAEGVTCVEIKSGYGLTPQSELKMLRVARRLGELLPVEVKTTCLAAHALPPEYAGRADDYIDLVCDTIIPEAAAAGLADAVDAFCEHLAFSPQQVEKVFAAAERAGLPVKLHAEQLSALGGSALAARHHALSADHLEYATEQDAQAMAAAGTVAVLLPGAYYLLRETQCPPIALFRKHQVAMAIASDANPGTSPALSLRLMINMACTLFRLTPEEALAGVTLNAARALGLQHSHGSLESGKVADFVHWPLSRPAELAYWLGGQLPCTVIFRGEVRQ